A window of Peromyscus eremicus chromosome 7, PerEre_H2_v1, whole genome shotgun sequence contains these coding sequences:
- the Sh2d7 gene encoding SH2 domain-containing protein 7 isoform X2: MEGSPEQLHLAKALGEAGDGRDLAEIQELALKWFMETQAPSILQNGALPPWFHGFITRKQTEQLLRDKALGSFLIRLSDRAVGYILSYRGSDRCRHFVINQLRNRRYLVSGDTLSHSTLEELLRHYQEVQLEPFGETLAAACPRVEENDLYDAVNTGLQQTSLGLENAAATEFPTVVPDKATSPRLPAKPQVSFLHTKKGLDGSPWTVSKEESAEAPTRAPPIPQRSPSLLDEPSAGPSDIIYADLKKTNRAQQGLGTEVSGRHRPAPAGSLACSPGRKPSRNLSDEDQNNPNSPEPAPSGVKTDQCAAMPYSSLGLPLLPNSEALGPRATTWKQGFRKLSHDEAQSSSEASSTDTYQLVGTAGLRQESRGRPDQGGSPYEQIPTCWQSTAKFPYPGTSPTYSQLSGPMNYGYEKISGTSQLPEPGNTYEQIPASKNKDTGRAHKPDKFRRLFFTDKKHKF, encoded by the exons ATGGAGGGCAGCCCAGAGCAGCTGCATCTGGCCAAGGCACTCGGGGaggctggggatgggagggaCTTGGCTGAAATCCAGGAGCTGGCCCTGAAGTGGTTCATGGAGACACAGGCCCCCTCTATCCTGCAAAATGGAGCTCTGCCCCCCTGGTTTCATGGATTCATCACTCGCAA gcagacagAGCAGCTGCTCAGGGACAAAGCTCTTGGTTCCTTCCTCATCCGCCTCAGTGACCGGGCTGTCGGCTACATCCTGTCTTATAG GGGTAGTGATCGCTGCCGCCATTTTGTCATCAACCAGCTCCGAAATCGACGTTACCTTGTCTCAGGAGACACCCTCAGCCACAGCACCCTGGAAGAGCTCCTACGCCATTACCAGGAAGTGCAGCTTGAGCCTTTTGGGGAGACCCTTGCTGCTGCTTGCCCACGGGTAG AGGAAAATGACCTGTATGACGCCGTCAACACGGGCCTCCAGCAGACTAGTCTAGGCCTGGAAAATGCAGCTGCCACGGAATTTCCCACCGTGGTTCCTGACAAGGCCACCAGCCCTCGCCTTCCTGCCAAGCCCCAGGTCTCCTTCCTGCACACCAAGAAAGGCCTGGATGGGAGTCCCtggactgtctcaaaagaagaaagtgcAGAG gCACCCACTAGAGCGCCCCCCATTCCCCAGAGGAGTCCCTCTCTTCTGGATGAGCCTTCTGCAGGCCCCAGTGATATCATTTACGCGGACCTGAAGAAGACGAACCGCGCACAGCAAGGCCTGGGCACAGAGGTGTCCGGCAGACACAGGCCAGCTCCAGCTGGCAGCCTGGCTTGTTCCCCAGGCAGGAAGCCCTCAAGGAATCTCTCAGATGAAGACCAGAACAATCCCAATAGCCCAGAGCCTGCCCCGTCTGGGGTGAAGACAGACCAGTGTGCTGCAATGCCTTACAGTTCCTTAGGATTGCCCCTGCTCCCCAATTCTGAGGCCCTGGGACCACGGGCTACTACTTGGAAGCAGGGGTTTCGAAAGCTGAGCCACGACGAGGCTCAATCCTCCTCTGAGGCCAGCTCTACGGATACCTACCAGCTTGTTGGGACAGCAGGCCTACGACAGGAGAGTAGGGGTAGACCAGACCAAGGAGGCAGCCCTTATGAGCAGATTCCAACCTGCTGGCAAAGCACTGCTAAGTTCCCATACCCTGGAACCAGTCCCACCTACAGCCAACTATCAGGGCCCATGAACTATGGCTATGAGAAGATCTCAGGGACCTCTCAGCTCCCAGAGCCAGGGAACACCTATGAGCAAATCCCAGCCTCCAAGAACAAGGACACTGGACGGGCGCACAAG cCTGACAAGTTCCGGAGGCTCTTCTTCACAGACAAGAAGCACAAATTCTGA
- the Sh2d7 gene encoding SH2 domain-containing protein 7 isoform X1, which produces MEGSPEQLHLAKALGEAGDGRDLAEIQELALKWFMETQAPSILQNGALPPWFHGFITRKQTEQLLRDKALGSFLIRLSDRAVGYILSYRGSDRCRHFVINQLRNRRYLVSGDTLSHSTLEELLRHYQEVQLEPFGETLAAACPRLEENDLYDAVNTGLQQTSLGLENAAATEFPTVVPDKATSPRLPAKPQVSFLHTKKGLDGSPWTVSKEESAEAPTRAPPIPQRSPSLLDEPSAGPSDIIYADLKKTNRAQQGLGTEVSGRHRPAPAGSLACSPGRKPSRNLSDEDQNNPNSPEPAPSGVKTDQCAAMPYSSLGLPLLPNSEALGPRATTWKQGFRKLSHDEAQSSSEASSTDTYQLVGTAGLRQESRGRPDQGGSPYEQIPTCWQSTAKFPYPGTSPTYSQLSGPMNYGYEKISGTSQLPEPGNTYEQIPASKNKDTGRAHKPDKFRRLFFTDKKHKF; this is translated from the exons ATGGAGGGCAGCCCAGAGCAGCTGCATCTGGCCAAGGCACTCGGGGaggctggggatgggagggaCTTGGCTGAAATCCAGGAGCTGGCCCTGAAGTGGTTCATGGAGACACAGGCCCCCTCTATCCTGCAAAATGGAGCTCTGCCCCCCTGGTTTCATGGATTCATCACTCGCAA gcagacagAGCAGCTGCTCAGGGACAAAGCTCTTGGTTCCTTCCTCATCCGCCTCAGTGACCGGGCTGTCGGCTACATCCTGTCTTATAG GGGTAGTGATCGCTGCCGCCATTTTGTCATCAACCAGCTCCGAAATCGACGTTACCTTGTCTCAGGAGACACCCTCAGCCACAGCACCCTGGAAGAGCTCCTACGCCATTACCAGGAAGTGCAGCTTGAGCCTTTTGGGGAGACCCTTGCTGCTGCTTGCCCACGG CTAGAGGAAAATGACCTGTATGACGCCGTCAACACGGGCCTCCAGCAGACTAGTCTAGGCCTGGAAAATGCAGCTGCCACGGAATTTCCCACCGTGGTTCCTGACAAGGCCACCAGCCCTCGCCTTCCTGCCAAGCCCCAGGTCTCCTTCCTGCACACCAAGAAAGGCCTGGATGGGAGTCCCtggactgtctcaaaagaagaaagtgcAGAG gCACCCACTAGAGCGCCCCCCATTCCCCAGAGGAGTCCCTCTCTTCTGGATGAGCCTTCTGCAGGCCCCAGTGATATCATTTACGCGGACCTGAAGAAGACGAACCGCGCACAGCAAGGCCTGGGCACAGAGGTGTCCGGCAGACACAGGCCAGCTCCAGCTGGCAGCCTGGCTTGTTCCCCAGGCAGGAAGCCCTCAAGGAATCTCTCAGATGAAGACCAGAACAATCCCAATAGCCCAGAGCCTGCCCCGTCTGGGGTGAAGACAGACCAGTGTGCTGCAATGCCTTACAGTTCCTTAGGATTGCCCCTGCTCCCCAATTCTGAGGCCCTGGGACCACGGGCTACTACTTGGAAGCAGGGGTTTCGAAAGCTGAGCCACGACGAGGCTCAATCCTCCTCTGAGGCCAGCTCTACGGATACCTACCAGCTTGTTGGGACAGCAGGCCTACGACAGGAGAGTAGGGGTAGACCAGACCAAGGAGGCAGCCCTTATGAGCAGATTCCAACCTGCTGGCAAAGCACTGCTAAGTTCCCATACCCTGGAACCAGTCCCACCTACAGCCAACTATCAGGGCCCATGAACTATGGCTATGAGAAGATCTCAGGGACCTCTCAGCTCCCAGAGCCAGGGAACACCTATGAGCAAATCCCAGCCTCCAAGAACAAGGACACTGGACGGGCGCACAAG cCTGACAAGTTCCGGAGGCTCTTCTTCACAGACAAGAAGCACAAATTCTGA